The window caattttattttaatgaatattagtcaaaattaatatcaatttcCCTATAGAATGAGTGTAGAGTggagtaccgggtatcttTCAGTCTAAAAACCCAACTAAATCCCTCCTtacttccatttttttttacctttctCCCAAAAGCCCACTAATTCAGCCCTCCTCTTTCCACTTTCCACCTTCCACAATTTGCAGCCGTAAACTCTTTTTCCTCTTTcggtgtaaaataaaattcttttggcggttttcgtttcgtttccaTTGGCATTACTCGCGCAATTTTCGCACGTGGAATTTAGCAATATAGTTGGGCACGAGTGGAGGTGCCTCCTCCACAGCCGACAgagtgactgactgactgactgactgacagtCTGAGTGAGGCCGGGGTATAGTGGGTGTGGGAGTTTTGAGTTGCCAGCTACTGGTGTACTGGTACTAGTgctgttgattaaattccATTGATAGCGCTGGCGTTGTCATGATGCGAGCAATATCTCCCTTGCTGACTCTGTGATTTTCCGGCTGAcctctgttgttgttgctctgTGTTGCTGCCACATCAGTTGCCATGGCCGATGTCAGGGGCTCCGGTAATGAACATTTTAATAATTCAGCCAAGAGCGCTCTACTCTGTATTCTCTTTTTGGTTTGCCGCTTTTACTAGCCCATCTCctggtcctgctcctgctcctcgcAATTTTTGTCATCAATTTTGCTAATGCCCTGGTATAAAGTtctcaaaaataatttcataatATTGTAAATAATTAAGAGCCGCACATAAATCATGAGCCAGAGCAGCAGCTAGCCATCTCTCCCTCATCATGAATCATGTCAGGGGCACTTAGCCATCGGCATCGGAAAATCAGCTTCAGCTTCTGTATTCTTTTTGGCTTTCGAGGCTCACTGGGTCACTTTATGTTGGCCACAACATCCGCCCAAGAGTCTAAATCCATTCCGCAAAGCTTTTagtttttcacaattttctgatgccaaaatattatatttttgtattccAACAGAGAGACTGCCCGCAATATCTATATCATCCGGGGATATATTCCGACAACGTCATTCCCGGATAAAATGAAGAAAAcgattttgtttttctttcttctccaatatctaaaaatattcaaaaaaaaaatatatatatttgctCATTTTTTGTGACGCGTTTTAATGAGCGGAAGATATATCTTTCTTTATGTGGAtatattttggattttggATTTGTTTTCTTTCAGAATTTATAGCCCGTAGCGTATGTACTGATAGGTTTGATAATTTATTGGCCGAGATAGTGGAAAATGGGTCGAAACTAAGGCCATTATCACGTGTTGGCTGTTGGCTGAAAAGTTTcccaaaaaacacacactctGTCTATTAAACAGATAGCTCATGTTGAATAGTATCTCTGAATCGATTAAAATGCCTGGCATAGCAGAGACAACTTCAACGCGAACAGCAATTTTGACATTTTCAttgttaatgaaaatttaattatgctTTCATTGCTATCATTGCCaagcggacaggcggacagactGATTCACGTCGTTTTCTGGACGATAAGCAACCAGCAGAGTCGGCCCAATCATCGATGAGCCctgagatacagatacagatactggtATATAGATAAAGATACAAATGTGGAGCGTTAAGTGGCACTGCTAGGCCAACAAACATGCGACGCTAGAAACATGCAAACATCCATCTACTACACACATCACAAATGTTTGACGAAGGGGGGCAGCTCTGTAGATACTTTATTCTACACAGAGAACAAAACAAAGAGAGTTTATATTTAGTTTGTTAGTTGCATTTTCCAATAGaatatttgccaataaaatggttctagtattataatttttattcttttctcAATGTGTTggatgttgttttttttgttgacaagGCAAGTTGCGATGTTGCTGCAATCCGTTGCTGCCTgactggcctggcctggcctggtctgGCCTGCCTGCCGTTGTTAAAATTAAACTCTATGTGCTATTTAGTTGTCTGGTGGCTGTTGCCGCTTCTGAAGGTGAATTTATGGTGCACACATGGTGTTCGAGCGACTACCTCTGCTAGTTTCCtctgtatcttgtatctgtatctgtatctgtatctgtgtgccTGCCTACCTCCTCGTGTGACATATGTCGGCTGTGCCAGAAATAGATTCTTTTTCGAAATGTAGGGGGCATTTCTTTCAGAGATTCAAATCTTCTGCTCACTCTCCCCACTCTTACTCTCCTCCCAGCCATGTGGCTGATTATTTTAATGACTTATTAATGAGCACAACTAATTCCccatattattattatttgtttctcTTGCAGATTTCAAAACGATTTCAATCCCAAGGAATACAGCCAACTGTATACATGCGTGCTAAAACCGTAAAGTCAGTGAATGCAACTTCGATAGCTATATCAGCAGCCGCCTAATACCGCCATCCAATCCGATCTAATCCGATCCGATTCTCGACCTCGACCCTTTAAGAAATCTAAGAAGAATCCCCAGAAAACTTATCTCGATAAGTGCGAAGCCGAAGACGAACCGGCATCGAGTGATAAAATAGAATTTGGCCAGCGCGCACCCCACTACCCAGTAACAGCCTCAAGATTCTTCCCTTCGGAGCCGCCAACTTTCGTCTGGAGACGACACCACCAGAGATGCACAAGATAGCAGCCGCACCGCCGCCGGCCGCAGCGCCAGCCGGAGCGCTCGAGGCACCACTGGCGGGTCCCAAATACGGCACACTCATCCCCAATCGTATCTTTGTGGGAGGAATCAGGTGGGATCACCTCTTCCAACTTCCTCCAACACATAGCTAATAAGGTCCTCCATTTCAGTGGCGATACCACCGAGGCCGACTTGACCCGCGTCTTCAGCGCCTACGGCACCGTGAAGAGCACAAAGATCATCGTGGACCGCGCTGGGGTCAGCAAGGGCTATGGGTTCGTCACATTCGAGACGGAGCAGGAGGCACAAAGACTGCAAGCGGATGTAAGTACCACTCCATTGGCCTTCCGTTCCGCTAATATATATCTCGCCTGTTGAAACGTTAAGAGTCGATTatgatttcaaaaaaaaaaaaacaaaaaacaagaatggaAGGACGGACTATTTTTTGTAGAGAAgaacacttaaaaaaaaaaaaattgatactACTCCGAATCTTTTAGGGCATTACCTGACCCATCACACACAAGTACTACTTCTActctactactactactactactactacttcCATGAGACGTCGGTTCCGGTTCCTTCTACTGTAACTACTACCGATACAACCGATTACAACCGATACCGATACCGATAACCGATATTGATACTACTCTACCCTCACATAAGATCTAACGATATCTTATATAGAGAGATATAATATATAGGATGATCAGATGTACCGCCTTAGGTACGGACGGCACTTTgttcttttataaattttcttCTTATTGCGTTTTTGTTGAGTTTACGTTTCCGAGTTACGTTACATTTCCGTTGCGTTGCCATTACGTTACGTTACATTCGATTCCGTTGCGTTCCTTATTACGTTTCATtgccagaaacaacaacaacaacaaaaaacacacaaagaAAACTCACTCTTACTCACACCCACACTCACTCACCCAGTTACAGTTATATAACCCACATTAATACTCTCTCTCCCAAGCGTAGGCAGCATTTTTTTTCACTCTTTCAacctatatatataatacatatatttctTTGATCCCACCTACTCACACACCTACAccctctcacacacacacacataaatcGTATAAAGTTTGCCCGTTAagctgaaaaaaaagaaaaattaaaattaaaatgcaaacaatgtTGAGTTCGTTGCACTGTTTTTTTAAATGCTCATTTTTAtgcaataaattaattaaacaaaattataGCAAATTGCTCAGTTTTTGGCTCAGTTTTTGTCGAATATAACAGTTCTCGAAATATAGACAATATTTTAGAACAATAGAGATACAATATAGAGAGTACCTTAGTGCGTTGCCTTGTTGCCTTGAGTTTCCAGTTTCCGTTCCAGTTTCCATTCcagtttccatttccatttccgtttTAAGTTCtcccgtttccgtttccgtttaaACGTGTAAAGTTGCATTGTTGGCACATCTTTTACGTTTTTTTTGTCTAATTTGTTGATTACGAATCGAATTGCGATTGTGTATTgcaccttttttttgttgccaattGCGGACTTGAATCGAATTAATAATTAACGAGGCTGAGACAGAGGCTGAGGCAAGTAAGTGCGCCGTAAAAAGTTCCTAGGGAATAGTAGTTCAAAGTTGGTAGTCCAATCACCTGCTCCCCAGagcccctcctcctcctcataGTAGTTAGCCCACGCGCTCCAGCTACCAGCTACTGCTCTGCGGTTGCAACTTTCCTCTATATAGACTCTAGATCTGGGATGGGCTGGGCCCAGGCCTTCGGGCCATAAAAAGTTGCATCTCTCTCTCATTATAAAATGAACTTGCCGAGGCCATATTTTGTTTGGGCATACTAATtgattataattattacataACTAGTGGTGGAACCACCTTTTACCTCTCTGTAGGTGAACTGATGCAACTTTTACCCATTTTCAGAGCAAGTtctcatttaatttttagccTCTATTCAGTACTGAGGCACCTCAGTGGCATATTAAGTTGAAAACTTTTGCCGCCCCGTCATTAATATGCATTGTTGTCGTTCTGGGTACTGGATGTACTGGGTTTCTACTGTGTTTGTTCTTGTTAGTGGAGAGTCTGGGACACGAGTGTCCTTGTGAAATGCAGAAGAGAGGAAAAACTACAGAACTATATCAAGTATAATGCCCGCCGGCAGAACAAGGATAACAACGACCACACATACACACTTTCTATGAAAAAGCTGAAACGGGCACAACATCAACAATAAATACAACAAAGAATAGCAGCACACACAACACATCCTTTGAAAATGAAACAACAAAGAGACACACACATTACACtaattaaatttcatttaGAAAAGTTTTAGCATTTAGTTTCGAGTTTCAGTTCCGACCACACGAACTCATCAAAAGCCACAAACATCAAATAAGCGTAGTGTTAATTCCCAAAAAGGTATCTGGCCGCCCTCCCCCGCTCTCTAAATCACATACTATATAGTACTATATTCCAAATAAATCTCTGCTCCTCTCCCCCCTGGCGTTTACTAATTTGTGTGAATATGTTTTATGAAAAAGGCCAAAACAACTAATCCTAACAGCCCATCGTCCTGCCTCATACATGCATAATAAGCGCAACACAAATAGGAGCCATCTGCAAGGATTAGAGTGTCCTTTCTACACTAAGGAGACCAAATATCCCCCATTAGTGTTTTGGGACAAATTTTCTGCCAAGTGCATTACTCAAGTAGGCAGGTAGACTcttaaaatgattttaaatcattttagAGTGGACCAACAGAAGGGAGCAGCCGCCGCCTGTTTTGTTGTCCTTTTTATggctctgtgtgtgtgtgtgtttgggtgtTTGGGTGTGTGCTTTACAAGGAATCGTGGCTAAAACAAAGGGCCGGGCCACCGTAAAAGCCAGCAACCAAAAGGATTCTTAATTAAATTCAGTCAAGAAAAGAAGTGGTTAAGAGAAAGAGGACAGCTTGGAGGCTTGGAGGGACCTGCTCCTCCTTGCCATACGTTTCATCTTTAGTTTACTTTCTCAACTGTTGGCCCTTTGTTATGGCCCTTATCCTTATGTCGCCGAGCCGAGCCCAGCCCAGCCGAGGACGAGGACGCTCGAGGGCGGCCGACTCGAACATAAATGAAAAGAATGTTTGCCCGCCGGCGGTCAGAAAAAGGGTAGGCCGCGCGATGCTCAGGTTTTCCGTGACACCACCTCTCCCCCCCACCATGAGTCCATTTCATTTTCCACAATTTTcttcttagttttttttgttttgttttttttttctacggGGAAAGTAGCCGGATCTCCTTGGCCCGCAAACATTTGCTTAGGTTAATGGTTATTACCGCTGGCAGGACTCGTCCTGTCCTGTCCTCTCAAGGAGTCGTCGGTGCTTATCTGGGTGTCCTTTTCATGCATTTCATGCGCAAATCACAAGGGTATCAGCCGGGGACTAATTGCCAATTAAAGATGaactggtcctggtcctggagCCTTCACAGAAGCTGAAAGAAGCGTGTGCGTTAGTAGTTGGTATTAAATCTATGTAAATTGGCTGATTTATTGGGTCGAGGAGTTTCTAAATGCAATTTTAATGGGAAAGAGGATTACCAAGGATGCTCCCTTGAAAAAGGACTCCTTAGGTAATCCGACTTGAAAGGAAATGCGATTTCCGGTAGAGGAAGTTTTCCGGTAGAGATcccatatatttttattttttttacaatttatttaacttggtttttgatgttttttaattttttatttcttttacaattgtttcttttttgtttaaaaattatttcaatagttatttcaatatttaatattaaacaCGAGACGAGAGAAGAAACAATACGAAACCCAAAAGCAAAGCTTTATTTCacgaaattgaatttgttcTTTAATGCTTTTGTGCCATTATtactgtttttaatttttaaatgagTTCATTATTCTGGTTAAtgaatttttgtgtttttgtttgttgattaaaataaacatgttGATTTTTGTGCCACCCCGTCTTCGTTGAAACAAAGTGGCTATAGAATTTTTGCTTTTAAAGccaattgaataaaataaaacagcgaaataaaaaacacagCCAAACTATTTATGCAACATATGTACACGACATTTttgtaataatatttaattttttttttaaataaacacacaCCACTATACCACACCACTATATAATTACAgcatataatttatatattttataaacaacTTTGGTAATGGTAATAATTTTGCCTTGGCACGtgtttctctctctcttagcCATGGCCGTGCCATAAAAAAAGAACTGaacaaaaaacccaaaaaaaaaaataatatatataaaaaaaaagacaataaaAAGCGTTGCgaattaatttttaactatttttgagaattttttGATGCTGCTGCGTTcgatttgaatttgaatttcttCGTTCGGCTTGTGTGTTCAGAAATGCAATATTTCGATTCTAATGCTCCACTATTTatgctttcttttttgtattttttttttttatggaacAGGGAGAGTGTGTGGTACTGCGCGATCGCAAACTGAACATTGCACCGGCCATTAAAAAGCAGGTAAGCAGGCTATACTTCTCTACTAACTTGGCTAAAATAAATTGATAATCCCTTTTTTTAAAGCCCAATCCTCTGCAGTCGATTGTGGCCACAAACGGAGCTGTTTATTATACCACCACGCCGCCGGCACCCATCAGCAACATCCCCATGGATCAGTTCGCAGCCGCTGTATATCCGCCAGGTTAGTACGGAACTTACTAGTATATGATAGTAGTAACCCCTATCCCCAATGATAGTCATCATGTGAGCTtcactttgcttttatttattgacatttgtgtttctttctttctttgtaatttcataaatatttcaactTCTATTTGAACACCACACTACTTCATCTTCACAACTTGAACAACTATATATGTACAacaccaccacaaccaccaaaaaaaacaaccaacCATCATCATTTGGGAATAAATTAACCAACATAGTTACTGACTTTACAGCCGCTGGAGTGCCAGCCATCTACCCACCTTCAGCCATGCAATATCAGCCATTCTATCAGTACTACAGTGTGCCAATGGTAATTATTTTAACTAATTTtcaatcaagaatatataatttaaaatataaaattaataatttcagaATGTACCCACCATTTGGCCTCAGAATTATCAAGGTGAGTTGAAGATTATTTTGTAGAATATATAGAGCCCTTTTGTGGTCGTATTTTTGTCGTAGCCGCCTACACATATCGGTatttgctttcttttctttcattttttacTTGGCGCACCacctacaacaacaacaacaacaacatcaacaacaaccacCATCACCATAAAAAataggttaaaaaaaaagatacataaaaataaacaaattttcgTAGTCGCCAATTTTTCGTTGAGAGCTGCCCTGAATAATTAACTACAACAACTACAAGAACAACAATCTGACAGATGCAGATgcgacaacaacaactacatgaagaacaacaacaaataccATAAATCCCCCAACCCCCCAAACTCTGATCgaactgcagcagcagccgcactCTCCtagtttatataattttagtttcattaaaatttaagttaatgcctatgattttaattttaatttatgctAAGTTGGAGCTTTAGTTTATACTCCTATTTTTTGTTAGACACACACCGCCTAATATGTAAAGGATATGTACATGTATTTTAAATTAGTTGAATGCCATGTCCACGTGCTAGTAGCAAAAAAAGGGAGAAAATTCTTCAAAAATTCAGTTTTTTattcagtttttatttttaattttccatttcgGTATTGCTTgctgtacatacatatatatagcaGAGAATGATTTGTAAATAGTAGTAGAGTCTCGGCACACCTGCTTGGAATACTATAAtaccacaaaaaaatattataaaaaatatccaTGGATATTGTATCTCTCTCTATATATGAAATGGAAATTTTTGGATTATTTTGTAGGAATTTATCCATGTTAACTTTGAggatgcaacagcaacagcaacaatataTAGTGATGCtacaactactactactacaacaacagcaacaaacagccacaacaacaacaacaacaagtaaACTACAACAAAAACAGTATAGAATTTATataaacacacacaccaacaccAGAAGCACAAGCTTACAGACAAAAGTACACATCCCAGCTGCAATTTCGGAAATGTTTAGTCAAAGGAGGTAAATCTTATAGGAAGGACACTctcacactctcacacacacacatgcaggcactcacactcacacacatgtGCAGTGACAAGGAAACCATTGCAAAATGCTGTAAAGTAAGCTGCTTATGTTATTAAAAGGTAGCACTGCTGTGTGggagtgtgggtgtgtgtgtgtggcagtaGGGGAGTAGGGGGAATGGTGGGGGGAGGCTGGAAACATTTATGATGTGCAATTAGCGGAGAGGATCGAGTGGGGGGAGGAGGGTGGTCCGGTCCACAAGGACCATAAGGACAGTTTTGACAAACTGCAGTGAGTGTGGAAAGTCAGCAAGCGAAAGACAGAGAATAAATCGCATAAGAGAACACTTGAaagaatattaaaactatattATATACAAATACATAACTGGATTAAACAGAGAGGAGGCAGctgcaaacacacacacacacacacacactgaacAAGCatacttatatataaatattacataCTATAGAGAATAACTGAGTAAATTgcatacacacacatactatAATGGTAGCTAAGATTGAAGATGGGCAGCGGGTTAGCGGGGCAGCGATCGAAGATTAAAGACATAATATTAtgcataaattaatttatatacatatatacagtACATATAAAGCGTAAAATTACTATAACTCGTAACTGTAAACTGGTATACTGTTATACACAGCCACATACAGCGATACAAAGCAAAAAGATGAGGATATAAGCAAAAAAGGAGACGACAAAGTCAAACTACACGCACACTACTACACTACACAACACACTAAACACACGCACACTAGCGATTTCTGGTCAGAGAGTCAAGGATAAAACATATGTCCTTAACTCTCCGATCGGAAGGCGGTAGAAAACACTAGAAAACTAACTTGTAAGCCAAGCAAAAGAAAACTGAACTAAATTTTAGTCTAAAATGCAAGAATACTAAAGGAAAAAACGTAAAATTGATAAACCCTAGTTACTTAAGTCAAGCAAAAAGTgaactaaaattaaacaaaaacaaaaaaaaaatcaactacAATAAAGATATTCAAAATATGCTAgctaaacaaacaaaaaaaatgcaaaacacACAACAACTCCCAATTAAAATGTAAAGGGGAGGCATATATTAGAGAGACTATTAAAGGAAAGCTAAACTCAAAGCTCTAGCGAATGGAAAATAGATAAAACTCAAGCAATACATAGACACTCATAGGTGTGTGTTACACAACAATATatagttaaaataaaataacaatttaataaaCTAATGTACaaccaaaaagaaaatgagaaaaaaaaaatacttcaaAAGATAAAAATTAGGAAAATCGTACTCTGCAAAAATgttgatttattatttctgtttttcaacaaaacacacacacacacccattgTAATTCAAAAACTTTTGTTGTATCTATATTgttatgatgatgatggcatCAAACTAATCAAAAACACGAGAACGAGAACGAAAGCGAGATGTGTtaaccaaaattatttaatgaaataCAAATGCCGAGATATACATTTGCGGGGGCAGACCACGACCGGCCGGCGACCATCGATCGAATTCCATTCAAAATTGGTGCATCATTTGGCTGAATATGAAGAATACCTTAGCggaaaattcaaaataaaaatatttatatatacgtatatgCCTTATTGAATGAAACTAAATTATTTGCCCACAAATACTGTTATCGTATtgtaattgaaaataataaaccaaCCCAGAGGTTTCAAAAATACCTGCTAAAAagacgaacaaaaaaaaaactgaaccGATAACCGATATCGTCGAGGTCGCCagcccaaaaaccaaaaatagtCGACATGCTGCCGCCGCAAATGGCATTTCGAAGCGAAACTTGTTGACAAATTTTTACTAAATTGTTAAATAGTTAAATACAAAACCTTTTTAAATCGAATTGTAACAATAATTAGAAATCAGTCTTTGTTgaaacgaacaaaaacaaaatataaatggAATGGAAAGCAATAATTCAATAAGGCGTGCTCTAGTTAAAAACTAATACTGAAGTCAAGTCGATGAAGCAACATAGAAACCACCAACCGAGAGTACTTACATTTATGTCAGTCAATAGGGatttcatttagtttgaaGTTAAAGgatgtgtatgtatgtatattcaATTAAGAGAGAGCCAGGGTTCTTGAAGACAGTTTGAAGACAGAGAGGACAGAGATAGAATCCAAATTGCTGGGAATATTGGTTAGTAGTAATGGTGAGAATGGAGAAAAGCAGGCAGGGGTCTAATTTTTGATATCAGTTTGATTCACTCTCACTACCTTTTAGTCAGGCCAACCATCCCACGTTCCCAGCAATTTTATCTTCCGCAGACTCAAAACTCAAAACACTTAAAGATCAGATCATAAACTAATAAATCCAAGGCATAACTTAAGTATATACGtgatattttgaaaaagcgaaaattcataaattgtttaggtttaaaacaatattaaatatatattatacggatatatacatatatacattataaatataatgCCAAGGCATAACTTAAACCATAATGATTAATTAAAGAATGAATGAACATTTTTGCtgacaaaaaacgaaaaacaaaatgaacaaaaaaatgaaagataTCGAGTAAAATGTTTGTAAACTCAATTTATTGTACGACTTGAGTAGGAGAAGAGGAGAGGTTCTTAAGTTTTTACTGAACAGCAAAGAGCAGAGAGCAGATTGTCCCATCGTAAAAATCTATTTAGTTTATATatagtaaatatttatattatatatacatatattaaaatGAACAAATGGCAAGTAACAAACAAAGAAACCAACAAAAATGCAGAAATAGCAATTAGACGGAagtgaagaaaaattatatatatatacaatacaatatatatcatagcgcaaaaaatatatatatacatatatatatattttaatgaagAAACATCAACTGATTAAGTGCAGCTCAAGTACGAgcacaaaaaatgtttttagaCTAAGTACCTACCTACCTAAATGAATTCAGCAATTACATAATATACAATGCAATGAGACACGGATGCAGAAGAAGTTTGTAAGGAAGGTAGAGAGTTTCTACTTCTATTGAGTCTAATTTgtataattatatatacaaGCATGTTATGATAATGCGCCCCCCCATGATCATCACAACAAAGTAATTGAAAACGAACATATTTAatcacacacccacaccccaCACACgcatatactatatatatatatatagaaatccGATGAGAAAAGAACGCATAAAtagcaataacaataaagcaaCAGCTACTTAATAATTTTAGCAAAAtgcaaaacacaaaaatgcaaaaaaaaaaaaaactatatgaacgaaaaaaaaacaaattgcaaaaactatttggtttttttctttatttcttaTCGTTGGAATATTTATTCAGTTTAagcttttttaattttggtattCTAGCTTTTAATTTCAGTTAATCGTACCTCGATTACACCTATTCCTTCTCCTTCTTCCCTCTCTCAGATATGTAAATCACACCAAGcccaatatatattttatacagAAAACCATTCACCACTGCTGCACTCGCCATCGACGAAcccacaacaacagcaaccacAGCCATCGAATGCCTGGCCGGATTACGACGACCATCATCTCCATAGAAACATCAACCTGAATGGGTGTAGTCTGCCCAGACTATGAGCCCTTCATCCGATTCCTGGGCGATAGGCAGGTAGAGAGTAGTGGCTGTATGGCGGGGCTGGCTATATGGCATGAATACGATAATATATATAGGACATAGGCGTATAGGATGAGGCACATTACCAGTtccagtaccagtaccagtaccagtaccagaACCAGACAAGATAAACCCCAAAATATCGCAAgacaattttttatatgaaaATGTAAGGGCTCGACTGGTGAATCGGATGATGTCCTTGGCTATATAGGATGTGAAACAATATGAAAGCGAGAACTGAACACGAAGAAAGTATATTAATATCATCAATATCCATCTTAAACCACAATGATAGGACATGACGATGGCGATGGCCgcaccaaaaacaacaaagcaaACTCAAACTCAAACTCAAAAAAGCAAAATGGTTTAATTAGTTGATccgttttttgttattaacgAACCATTTTCTCCCAAACCTTCACGCTTACCACCCTAACGGGTATCACGTTTATTTTTCCTGAGTTATGAAATTGTTTATTCGTTTTTCGTTAACGTTTCGTTTGTCACAAGTTACGTTTTTGGGCAGAAGGGTGTGTGAGCGAGTGAGCGGACAGCGGGAGGAACGAGAGGGACCCTGATCAGCAAGCCATATAGAGATCATCAAAATATAATCAACAATAACCAACGTCGTTTCCCCATAATACATTATGGGGACCAAATTATCACACAAAATACGCCCCCCCATATCTGAATTGATCCGAAAAGTTACTATAACCCTAGCATATCCAATACTTCTTCAAAATTGATCAGTAATGAAAAAAAGATAATAATGATATTATATAAGAACCACCATCTTCAACCGGAATATATACAAGCTTGCTGTCGCCCGATCTGAACTCTTGGAGCCCCCCCCTTGGATATGGGAGCCTGCCGAACCGCTATTACATCGCCCGGATATATGTTATATTAGCATTGCAAAACGTTTCGGGTTCAATCTATTCCTTGGGGTGTTCCGATTCATAATATTTTCGATCACTTCGATCGTTATTTTCGAT of the Drosophila ananassae strain 14024-0371.13 chromosome 2R, ASM1763931v2, whole genome shotgun sequence genome contains:
- the LOC6506226 gene encoding protein boule isoform X1, encoding MHKIAAAPPPAAAPAGALEAPLAGPKYGTLIPNRIFVGGISGDTTEADLTRVFSAYGTVKSTKIIVDRAGVSKGYGFVTFETEQEAQRLQADGECVVLRDRKLNIAPAIKKQPNPLQSIVATNGAVYYTTTPPAPISNIPMDQFAAAVYPPVTDFTAAGVPAIYPPSAMQYQPFYQYYSVPMNVPTIWPQNYQGIYPC
- the LOC6506226 gene encoding protein boule isoform X4, producing the protein MHKIAAAPPPAAAPAGALEAPLAGPKYGTLIPNRIFVGGISGDTTEADLTRVFSAYGTVKSTKIIVDRAGVSKGYGFVTFETEQEAQRLQADGECVVLRDRKLNIAPAIKKQPNPLQSIVATNGAVYYTTTPPAPISNIPMDQFAAAVYPPAAGVPAIYPPSAMQYQPFYQYYSVPMNVPTIWPQNYQGIYPC
- the LOC6506226 gene encoding protein boule isoform X3, with the protein product MHKIAAAPPPAAAPAGALEAPLAGPKYGTLIPNRIFVGGISGDTTEADLTRVFSAYGTVKSTKIIVDRAGVSKGYGFVTFETEQEAQRLQADGECVVLRDRKLNIAPAIKKQPNPLQSIVATNGAVYYTTTPPAPISNIPMDQFAAAVYPPVTDFTAAGVPAIYPPSAMQYQPFYQYYSVPMNVPTIWPQNYQG
- the LOC6506226 gene encoding protein boule isoform X6 encodes the protein MHKIAAAPPPAAAPAGALEAPLAGPKYGTLIPNRIFVGGISGDTTEADLTRVFSAYGTVKSTKIIVDRAGVSKGYGFVTFETEQEAQRLQADGECVVLRDRKLNIAPAIKKQPNPLQSIVATNGAVYYTTTPPAPISNIPMDQFAAAVYPPAAGVPAIYPPSAMQYQPFYQYYSVPMNVPTIWPQNYQG
- the LOC6506226 gene encoding protein boule isoform X2 → MHKIAAAPPPAAAPAGALEAPLAGPKYGTLIPNRIFVGGISGDTTEADLTRVFSAYGTVKSTKIIVDRAGVSKGYGFVTFETEQEAQRLQADGECVVLRDRKLNIAPAIKKQPNPLQSIVATNGAVYYTTTPPAPISNIPMDQFAAAVYPPVTDFTAAGVPAIYPPSAMQYQPFYQYYSVPMNVPTIWPQNYQDM
- the LOC6506226 gene encoding protein boule isoform X5, whose protein sequence is MHKIAAAPPPAAAPAGALEAPLAGPKYGTLIPNRIFVGGISGDTTEADLTRVFSAYGTVKSTKIIVDRAGVSKGYGFVTFETEQEAQRLQADGECVVLRDRKLNIAPAIKKQPNPLQSIVATNGAVYYTTTPPAPISNIPMDQFAAAVYPPAAGVPAIYPPSAMQYQPFYQYYSVPMNVPTIWPQNYQDM